A window of Akkermansia muciniphila contains these coding sequences:
- a CDS encoding lysophospholipid acyltransferase family protein — MAQLKHPKMVDIRDILDENTRLPSLVAASAEKLLGLERLNKAYDKIVRDKESGSPENFFQLATRHLNLKLQLRPGDLENIPKKGPVVVVANHPHGLSDGIMFGELLTRVREDVRILANEQLSLCQELEPWLIKVDVYEDENAKRKNLSGMRKMISWLRKGGVLGIFPAGTASSFSLAHKRVTDDPWNANIAAIIRMTKATVVPVHFPGRNSLLFQGVSLINRKARVAFLPREVGRDGRSTHRIVVGRPIPFSQLMQYDSDEAMVSHLRLRTYLLGKSYEKSRRPHVHKKDRKAKMAALIPPVSVQDMQAEIDALPPECLHARQENGDWDVYVADALQIPNILIEIGRLREYTFRQVGEGSGKACDLDTYDNHYKHLFLWDRTHRKLVGAYRMGETDKIIARYGVKGLYNGEYFSFAPGALRVLERSLEMGRAFIVPEYQKRPLALGFIWEGIGQFMARNPHYRYLFGTVSISRDYTNLSRALIVSYLKAHEMDAELVHEVKAYNPPRKADLKRSESCILPIGLTDAQGLSQLVADIEEDGKGIPVLLRQYLKLNGKILSFSVDKHFGDVLDCLILVDIFKSPERSIKRYMGKDTYEQLLPHMQQERMADKLAE; from the coding sequence ATGGCCCAGCTCAAACACCCGAAGATGGTGGACATCCGAGACATTTTGGACGAAAATACGCGTTTGCCTTCGCTGGTGGCGGCGTCTGCTGAAAAGCTGCTGGGCCTGGAACGCCTGAACAAGGCGTACGACAAGATCGTGAGAGACAAGGAGTCCGGCTCCCCGGAAAATTTCTTCCAGCTGGCTACCAGGCACTTGAACCTGAAATTGCAGCTTCGTCCGGGGGACCTGGAAAATATTCCCAAGAAGGGCCCGGTGGTCGTGGTCGCCAACCATCCCCACGGCCTGTCGGACGGCATCATGTTCGGGGAGCTGCTCACCCGCGTGAGGGAAGACGTCCGCATCCTGGCCAACGAGCAGCTTTCCCTGTGCCAGGAACTGGAGCCCTGGCTCATCAAGGTGGATGTTTACGAGGATGAAAACGCCAAGCGCAAGAACCTTTCCGGCATGCGCAAGATGATCTCCTGGCTGCGGAAGGGCGGCGTGCTGGGCATTTTCCCTGCCGGCACCGCTTCCAGTTTTTCCCTGGCCCATAAGAGGGTGACGGATGACCCGTGGAACGCGAACATCGCCGCCATCATCCGCATGACGAAAGCGACGGTGGTGCCCGTGCATTTTCCGGGGCGCAACAGCCTGCTGTTCCAGGGCGTTTCCCTGATCAACCGCAAGGCACGCGTGGCCTTCCTTCCCCGTGAAGTAGGCAGGGACGGCCGCAGCACGCACCGCATCGTGGTGGGCAGGCCCATTCCGTTCAGCCAGCTCATGCAGTATGATTCCGATGAGGCGATGGTTTCCCACCTGCGCCTGCGCACTTATCTGCTGGGCAAGAGTTATGAAAAGAGCCGCCGGCCCCATGTGCATAAAAAGGACCGCAAGGCGAAAATGGCCGCGCTGATCCCTCCCGTTTCCGTGCAGGACATGCAGGCGGAGATTGACGCTCTGCCTCCGGAATGCCTGCACGCGCGCCAGGAAAACGGAGACTGGGACGTGTACGTGGCGGACGCCCTGCAAATCCCCAACATCCTGATTGAGATAGGGCGCCTGCGGGAATACACCTTCCGCCAGGTGGGGGAAGGCTCCGGCAAGGCGTGTGACCTGGACACGTACGACAACCACTACAAGCACCTGTTCCTGTGGGACCGCACCCACCGGAAGCTTGTGGGCGCCTACCGCATGGGGGAGACGGACAAGATCATTGCCCGCTACGGCGTGAAAGGCCTGTATAACGGGGAATACTTTTCCTTTGCCCCCGGCGCCCTGCGGGTGCTGGAACGTTCCCTGGAAATGGGCCGCGCCTTCATCGTGCCGGAATACCAGAAAAGGCCGCTGGCCCTGGGCTTCATCTGGGAGGGCATCGGCCAGTTCATGGCCCGCAACCCCCATTACCGCTACCTGTTCGGCACGGTGAGCATCTCCCGTGACTACACCAACCTTTCCCGCGCCCTCATCGTCTCCTATCTGAAGGCCCATGAAATGGACGCTGAGCTGGTGCATGAGGTGAAGGCCTACAATCCGCCCCGCAAGGCGGACTTGAAAAGGTCTGAATCCTGCATCCTGCCCATCGGCCTGACGGATGCCCAGGGGCTTTCCCAGCTGGTGGCGGACATTGAGGAGGACGGCAAGGGGATTCCCGTGCTGCTGCGCCAGTACCTGAAGCTGAACGGGAAAATCCTTTCCTTCAGCGTGGACAAGCACTTCGGCGATGTGCTGGACTGCCTGATCCTGGTGGACATCTTCAAATCCCCGGAACGTTCCATCAAGCGCTACATGGGCAAGGACACGTACGAACAGCTTCTGCCCCACATGCAGCAGGAACGGATGGCGGACAAGTTGGCTGAATAA
- the cmk gene encoding (d)CMP kinase, producing the protein MHPAIAIDGPAASGKSTVAKLIADRLGYTFINTGAMYRAVTWYMLEQGIDPADTAAVLAALPSVPLSFGKDGSRSVVLCGERVLGEELTRRQVNDHVSTIAAIPEVRALLVERQREYNRREPVVMEGRDIGTVVFPDTPFKYFVTASEEVRAARRAAEGLTDSIAERDRKDSSRATAPLAQAPDALLVDTSDMTIDQVVRFITDNIQQKLSAR; encoded by the coding sequence ATGCACCCAGCCATCGCCATTGACGGCCCCGCCGCATCCGGAAAATCCACCGTCGCCAAGCTCATTGCGGACCGCCTCGGCTACACGTTCATCAACACCGGGGCCATGTACCGGGCCGTCACCTGGTACATGCTGGAACAGGGCATTGATCCGGCGGATACGGCCGCCGTACTGGCCGCCCTGCCGTCCGTCCCCCTCTCCTTCGGCAAGGACGGCAGCCGCTCCGTGGTGTTGTGCGGGGAACGCGTGCTGGGTGAAGAACTCACGCGCCGGCAGGTCAACGACCACGTCTCCACCATTGCGGCCATTCCGGAAGTGCGCGCCCTGCTGGTGGAACGGCAGCGGGAATACAACCGCCGGGAGCCCGTGGTCATGGAAGGCAGGGACATAGGCACCGTGGTCTTTCCGGACACGCCGTTCAAGTACTTCGTCACCGCCTCCGAGGAAGTGAGGGCCGCGCGCCGCGCCGCGGAAGGCCTGACGGACTCCATCGCGGAACGCGACCGCAAGGACTCCTCCCGCGCTACGGCCCCGCTGGCCCAGGCGCCGGACGCCCTGCTGGTGGATACGTCAGACATGACGATTGACCAGGTAGTCCGTTTCATTACCGACAACATCCAGCAAAAACTCTCCGCCAGATGA
- a CDS encoding lysophospholipid acyltransferase family protein has product MNSFYWVFYTLFKSISKAFFSWKVVNREKLIEDGPVLIVSNHQSFLDPPMLGISYEEGIYFFARKTLFQGIFKWALPLCQAIPIDQENPDAASLKHVIRLLKSGKRVLVFPEGSRTPDGEIHDGMGGIGLILSKTKVPVQPLRISGAYEAFPIGSRFPRIHPVTVTVGDPIPFTPAELNAKGKEAYQHLTDRIMDAIRALPAE; this is encoded by the coding sequence ATGAACTCCTTCTACTGGGTTTTCTATACGCTCTTCAAAAGCATCTCCAAGGCCTTTTTCTCCTGGAAGGTCGTCAACCGGGAAAAGCTTATTGAAGACGGCCCCGTGCTCATTGTCAGCAATCACCAGAGCTTTCTGGACCCTCCCATGCTGGGCATTTCCTATGAGGAGGGCATCTACTTCTTCGCCCGCAAGACCCTGTTCCAGGGCATCTTCAAATGGGCCCTCCCGCTCTGCCAGGCCATCCCCATCGACCAGGAAAACCCGGACGCCGCCAGCCTCAAGCACGTGATACGCCTGCTGAAATCCGGCAAGCGCGTGCTCGTCTTCCCGGAAGGCTCCCGCACGCCGGACGGTGAAATCCACGACGGCATGGGAGGCATAGGCCTCATCCTGAGCAAAACGAAAGTTCCCGTACAGCCCCTGCGCATCAGCGGAGCGTATGAAGCCTTCCCCATCGGCTCCCGCTTCCCCAGAATCCATCCCGTCACGGTCACGGTGGGAGACCCCATCCCCTTCACTCCGGCGGAACTCAACGCCAAAGGAAAAGAGGCGTACCAGCATCTGACAGACAGGATCATGGACGCCATCCGCGCCCTTCCTGCGGAATAA
- the recF gene encoding DNA replication/repair protein RecF (All proteins in this family for which functions are known are DNA-binding proteins that assist the filamentation of RecA onto DNA for the initiation of recombination or recombinational repair.), protein MISRLKLMDFRCYGSFSWQIPQQGAIILGNNAQGKTSLLEAVCFLLRLQSPRTARPGPLAAHGKQSFGIRGELPGQARRILWTPDAPDLRVNGEPRKDQRSYLADSYPVVWMGNDDLSLVQAGADARRKYMDFLGSQWHPGYRLALFSYRKALKTRNYLLKHRHKDRLQLDAYTRQLALHGTELRNLRASLLALLVPHIALAYRNIGGREEQASVTYRAAEEGDLYERLCAGLDRDIRYGQTQNGPHRDDLDITLNGRSAAQFASEGQQRTIAISMKLAQSSLLTEETGHTPIHLIDDVFGELDPTRRVAFLQSLPADAQSLITTTHLDWLHDTPCPLPAFRLEDSALNPA, encoded by the coding sequence ATGATTTCCAGGCTGAAATTAATGGACTTCCGCTGTTACGGAAGCTTCTCCTGGCAGATTCCGCAGCAGGGGGCCATCATCCTGGGGAACAACGCGCAGGGAAAAACCAGCCTGCTGGAGGCCGTCTGCTTCCTGCTGCGCCTGCAATCCCCCCGCACCGCCCGGCCCGGCCCGCTGGCGGCCCACGGCAAACAATCCTTCGGCATCCGGGGGGAACTGCCGGGACAGGCCCGGCGCATCCTGTGGACGCCGGACGCTCCGGACCTCCGCGTCAATGGCGAACCGCGCAAGGACCAGCGCAGCTATCTGGCGGACAGCTACCCGGTGGTGTGGATGGGAAATGACGATCTCTCCCTGGTCCAGGCCGGTGCGGACGCCCGCAGAAAGTACATGGATTTTCTGGGCAGCCAGTGGCACCCGGGCTACAGGCTGGCCCTGTTCAGCTACCGGAAGGCTCTGAAAACGCGCAATTACCTGCTCAAACACAGGCATAAGGACAGGCTCCAACTGGACGCGTATACGCGGCAGCTTGCCCTGCACGGCACGGAACTGAGGAACCTGCGCGCCAGCCTGCTGGCGCTTCTGGTTCCCCATATCGCCCTGGCCTACCGCAACATCGGAGGCCGGGAGGAACAGGCCTCCGTCACCTACCGCGCCGCCGAGGAAGGGGACCTGTACGAACGGCTGTGCGCCGGGCTGGACCGGGACATCCGGTACGGGCAGACCCAGAACGGACCGCACCGGGATGACCTGGACATCACGCTGAACGGCAGGAGCGCCGCTCAATTCGCCTCGGAAGGGCAGCAGCGCACCATCGCCATTTCCATGAAGCTGGCGCAGTCATCCCTGCTTACGGAGGAAACGGGCCATACGCCCATCCACCTGATTGACGACGTCTTCGGGGAGCTGGACCCCACGCGCCGGGTGGCTTTTCTGCAATCGCTCCCCGCGGACGCCCAGAGCCTCATCACCACCACCCATCTGGACTGGCTGCATGACACCCCATGCCCGCTGCCGGCCTTCCGGCTGGAGGATTCCGCGCTCAATCCGGCCTGA
- a CDS encoding flavin reductase family protein, translated as MKKIDPKEIRDNAMQLIGHDWMLVTAGTPEHFNMMTASWGGLGFMWKKPVAFVVIRPQRHTFRFIEAGEEFTLSFFSHEYHKALTVCGTTSGRDTDKVAASGLTPYGTENGNVSFTEARLVLECRKLYAEALNPDAFLDKTIVPEWYAAGDFHKMYIVEILNVWVKE; from the coding sequence ATGAAAAAGATTGATCCAAAGGAAATCCGGGACAACGCCATGCAGTTGATCGGGCATGACTGGATGCTGGTGACGGCGGGCACGCCGGAGCATTTCAATATGATGACGGCCAGCTGGGGAGGCCTGGGCTTCATGTGGAAGAAGCCTGTGGCGTTCGTGGTCATCCGGCCCCAGCGCCATACCTTCCGCTTCATTGAAGCCGGGGAGGAATTCACGCTTTCCTTCTTCAGTCATGAATACCATAAGGCCCTGACCGTTTGCGGCACCACGAGCGGACGGGATACGGACAAGGTGGCCGCCTCCGGCCTGACGCCGTATGGGACGGAGAACGGCAACGTGAGCTTTACGGAAGCGCGCCTGGTGCTTGAATGCCGCAAGCTGTATGCGGAGGCGCTGAATCCGGATGCTTTTCTGGATAAGACCATTGTGCCGGAATGGTACGCGGCCGGGGACTTCCACAAGATGTACATCGTGGAGATACTGAACGTCTGGGTGAAGGAATAG
- the rnc gene encoding ribonuclease III, with translation MNHTALEDKLGYRFKNPDLLTQALTHPSTDSKPETRRTYERLEFLGDAILQLAVTQYLYHQMPQSPEGELTQLRARTVSRANLGKYGYILGLDKYISLGKGEERAGGRGKNSIIANTFESVFGAMSLDSDYETAKAVALRVLHEALDSAASSPKEINPKGELQAILQAILPETPAYETEEKGQREAEDRFESRVLWHGHVIGHGHGASKRKAEVEAAAVALSAKEWLRITL, from the coding sequence ATGAACCATACCGCGCTGGAAGACAAGCTGGGTTACCGTTTCAAGAATCCGGACCTGCTCACGCAGGCCCTGACCCACCCCAGCACGGACAGCAAGCCGGAAACGCGCCGGACATATGAACGCCTGGAATTCCTGGGAGACGCCATTTTACAGCTTGCCGTCACCCAGTACCTTTACCACCAGATGCCCCAGTCTCCGGAAGGGGAGCTGACCCAATTGCGCGCACGCACCGTCAGCCGCGCCAACCTGGGCAAATACGGCTATATCCTGGGCCTGGACAAGTACATTTCCCTGGGAAAGGGGGAGGAAAGAGCCGGAGGCCGGGGAAAGAACTCCATCATTGCCAACACGTTTGAATCCGTCTTCGGGGCCATGTCCCTGGATTCCGACTATGAAACGGCCAAGGCCGTGGCCCTGCGCGTTCTGCATGAGGCTCTGGATTCCGCGGCCAGCTCTCCCAAGGAGATCAACCCCAAAGGGGAACTCCAGGCCATTCTCCAGGCCATCCTGCCGGAGACGCCCGCCTATGAAACGGAGGAAAAGGGGCAGCGGGAAGCGGAGGACCGCTTTGAATCGCGCGTGCTCTGGCACGGCCACGTGATCGGCCATGGCCATGGAGCCAGTAAACGGAAGGCGGAAGTGGAAGCCGCCGCGGTGGCCCTGTCCGCCAAAGAATGGCTCCGCATTACCCTGTAA
- a CDS encoding porin, which produces MKTYTLPVIGIMTLGAAAFAAATPSTASAGDVLLARDSFSACKWLGDRFKWFNAERDHKNPYIQEFNVSLRMQYGMDWIDPNGEGRVMGEKEGNGRRFNDEWRRFRAGFNMKFLKNFKFNNVWNIGGMDGLESYNAEANRWDTSDLTYSLYELNLEYKGGPVTYAIGKMKPRITGEYRTSSSAILTIERSMLVNQLRSETNYGFQVNNSDKKDRLGWAAGIWMNGNGGTGTGTFNNRIEPAFNSQDNCFITGTLSYDTSNDVFLKKSRLWLDYAHNFTKWGDDARNKAYDKLHDYSFKSKYQGTGAKDVVALTWEGSQGDFSLMTEVMAGFNVIGMKAGAENVFGVTIMPSYKFTPNWEGVLRYQMAAGSNAVKWEKRYTQNSTYSGTSDCMQALYLGVNYYIFECNPNMAKIMAGVEYAHSNGTDSSKQKGFTGWSYNIAFRTNF; this is translated from the coding sequence ATGAAGACCTATACTCTCCCCGTCATCGGCATCATGACTCTCGGAGCCGCCGCCTTTGCCGCTGCCACGCCTTCCACGGCATCCGCCGGAGACGTCCTGCTGGCCCGCGACAGTTTTTCCGCCTGCAAATGGCTCGGCGACCGTTTCAAGTGGTTCAATGCGGAACGGGATCACAAGAATCCCTACATCCAGGAGTTTAACGTTTCCCTGCGCATGCAGTACGGCATGGACTGGATTGACCCGAACGGCGAAGGGCGCGTGATGGGTGAGAAGGAAGGCAACGGACGCCGCTTCAACGACGAATGGCGCCGCTTCCGCGCCGGATTCAACATGAAGTTCCTGAAAAACTTCAAATTCAACAACGTCTGGAACATCGGCGGCATGGACGGTCTGGAAAGTTATAACGCGGAAGCCAACCGCTGGGACACCTCCGACCTGACCTACTCCCTGTATGAACTGAATCTGGAATACAAGGGCGGCCCCGTCACCTACGCTATCGGCAAAATGAAGCCGCGCATCACCGGGGAATACCGCACCTCCTCCTCCGCCATCCTGACCATTGAACGCTCCATGCTGGTCAACCAGCTCCGCTCGGAAACCAACTACGGGTTCCAGGTGAACAATTCCGACAAGAAGGACAGGCTGGGCTGGGCCGCGGGCATCTGGATGAACGGCAACGGAGGCACGGGCACCGGAACGTTCAACAACCGCATTGAACCCGCCTTCAATTCCCAGGACAATTGCTTTATAACCGGAACGCTGAGCTATGACACGTCCAACGATGTCTTCCTGAAGAAGAGCCGCCTGTGGCTGGACTACGCGCACAACTTCACCAAGTGGGGGGACGACGCCCGGAACAAGGCGTACGACAAGCTGCATGACTACAGCTTCAAGTCCAAGTACCAGGGCACCGGAGCCAAGGACGTGGTAGCACTGACCTGGGAAGGCTCCCAGGGGGATTTCTCCCTGATGACGGAAGTGATGGCCGGGTTCAACGTCATCGGCATGAAGGCCGGGGCTGAAAACGTGTTCGGCGTGACCATCATGCCATCCTACAAATTTACGCCCAACTGGGAAGGCGTGCTCCGCTACCAGATGGCGGCCGGCAGCAACGCCGTGAAGTGGGAAAAACGCTACACGCAGAACTCCACGTACTCCGGCACGTCCGACTGCATGCAGGCCCTGTACCTGGGCGTCAATTACTACATCTTTGAATGCAACCCGAACATGGCCAAGATCATGGCGGGCGTCGAATACGCCCATTCCAACGGCACGGACTCCAGCAAGCAGAAAGGCTTCACCGGCTGGAGCTACAACATCGCGTTCCGCACCAACTTCTAA
- the rsmI gene encoding 16S rRNA (cytidine(1402)-2'-O)-methyltransferase encodes MAEVEYSVYFVPVPIGNRADITLRALDVLRKVDVIACEDTRHSGLLLSHYEIRKPLMSMHDHNEQSRAGEIAARAAGGESFAVISDAGMPGVSDPGYRLIQTLKEKEVSFTVLPGPSAVVTALVGSGLPTDAFFFGGFLPVKSGRKGAMLQAAVEASHTSIFYESPHRIVKTVQSLAALDPDVPVCVARELTKTFETYHRGPASCLAAEFAERAPKGEIVLLVGGVNAPRLAGR; translated from the coding sequence ATGGCGGAAGTGGAATATAGCGTTTACTTTGTCCCGGTACCGATCGGCAACCGGGCGGACATCACCCTGCGGGCGCTGGACGTGCTGCGCAAGGTAGACGTCATTGCGTGTGAAGACACCCGCCATTCCGGCCTCCTGCTCTCCCATTATGAAATCCGGAAGCCGCTGATGAGCATGCATGACCACAACGAGCAATCCCGCGCCGGGGAAATCGCCGCCCGTGCCGCCGGCGGGGAAAGCTTCGCCGTGATCAGTGATGCGGGAATGCCGGGTGTGAGTGACCCGGGGTACCGCCTCATCCAGACGCTCAAGGAAAAGGAAGTCAGCTTCACCGTGCTGCCCGGACCGTCCGCCGTGGTGACGGCGCTGGTGGGTTCCGGACTGCCTACGGACGCCTTCTTCTTTGGCGGCTTTCTGCCTGTCAAATCCGGCAGGAAAGGGGCCATGCTCCAGGCGGCGGTGGAAGCCAGCCACACGAGCATCTTTTATGAATCCCCCCACCGCATCGTCAAAACCGTGCAGTCTCTGGCGGCGCTGGATCCGGACGTGCCCGTCTGCGTAGCCAGGGAACTGACCAAAACCTTTGAAACCTACCACCGCGGCCCCGCTTCCTGTCTGGCGGCGGAATTTGCGGAACGTGCCCCCAAGGGGGAAATCGTGCTGCTGGTGGGCGGCGTGAACGCGCCAAGGCTGGCGGGGCGGTGA
- the lptE gene encoding LptE family protein, which produces MFKLLLPALCLLAGSCGYQLGGTKPPKLEFAKTVQVCLFANNSLEPRAATLVTGALADELQRDGTYKLSTRSGADIRVEGEVYSITFDQLRSSREDTYKSTELGLRLAVKYRVVDGRTNEVLYASSAEETSQFFDLGNIQTARTNALSYAARLVATSIAETLTNG; this is translated from the coding sequence ATGTTTAAACTCCTTCTGCCCGCCCTGTGCCTGCTCGCCGGTTCCTGCGGCTACCAGCTGGGGGGCACCAAGCCGCCCAAGCTGGAATTTGCGAAAACCGTCCAGGTCTGCCTCTTTGCCAACAACTCCCTGGAACCCCGCGCCGCCACACTGGTGACCGGCGCTCTGGCGGATGAACTCCAGCGGGACGGCACCTACAAGCTGAGTACCCGCTCCGGGGCGGACATCCGGGTGGAGGGGGAAGTATACTCCATCACCTTTGACCAGCTGCGTTCAAGCCGGGAAGACACCTATAAAAGTACGGAGCTGGGCCTGCGCCTGGCCGTCAAATACCGTGTGGTGGACGGCAGGACGAACGAGGTCCTGTACGCCAGCTCTGCGGAGGAAACGAGCCAGTTCTTTGACCTGGGCAACATCCAGACGGCACGGACCAACGCCCTCTCCTATGCGGCGCGGCTGGTGGCCACCTCCATAGCGGAAACCCTTACCAACGGATAG
- a CDS encoding outer membrane protein assembly factor BamD, with protein MNVKKLLVMMAAVSGTLVLCQCSSEAPPPPGTVRMVDQQAIALMQEARAKEAKNDLSGAIKKYRRVVEKHPLSKEAPQARFRMAELYEARKEPADAFDQYQKLIDRHPDSPLYKQAMERQKEMAFGAASGALTNRVLWMFDVRMDPKNVTEWLNHVRDNAPYAPTAPQAMNVLGSYLAARGRMKEAIEAYQNLVDNHPHSPLAPTAQLQIATLYRQAAADGDRNHVNVARAQEAYEDYLQRYPNSSRAGAARSDLAAMKRELVSQQLEVAEYYLTKMKDTNAAIFCYQEVASKGSINPAAAATAKARLKKLGVTSK; from the coding sequence ATGAATGTGAAAAAGCTGCTTGTCATGATGGCCGCCGTCTCCGGAACGCTGGTGCTGTGCCAGTGTTCTTCGGAAGCGCCCCCTCCCCCCGGAACCGTCCGCATGGTGGACCAGCAGGCCATCGCCCTGATGCAGGAAGCCAGGGCGAAGGAAGCGAAGAACGATCTCTCCGGCGCCATCAAGAAATACAGGAGGGTGGTGGAAAAGCACCCCCTTTCCAAGGAAGCGCCGCAGGCCCGGTTCAGAATGGCGGAACTCTATGAAGCCCGCAAGGAACCTGCGGATGCCTTTGACCAGTACCAGAAGCTCATTGACCGTCACCCGGACAGTCCGCTGTACAAGCAGGCCATGGAGCGGCAGAAGGAAATGGCCTTCGGCGCGGCGAGCGGCGCGCTGACCAACCGCGTGCTATGGATGTTTGACGTCAGGATGGACCCCAAGAACGTCACGGAATGGCTGAACCACGTGCGCGACAACGCCCCGTACGCCCCCACCGCCCCGCAGGCCATGAACGTGCTGGGCAGCTACCTGGCCGCCCGCGGCCGGATGAAGGAGGCCATTGAAGCATACCAGAACCTGGTGGACAACCACCCGCATTCCCCGCTGGCCCCCACGGCCCAGCTCCAGATAGCCACCCTGTACCGCCAGGCCGCCGCTGACGGGGACCGCAACCACGTCAATGTGGCCCGCGCCCAGGAAGCGTATGAAGACTATCTCCAGCGCTATCCCAACAGCTCCCGCGCCGGGGCCGCCCGCTCCGACCTGGCCGCCATGAAGCGTGAACTGGTCTCCCAGCAGCTGGAAGTGGCGGAATACTACCTTACCAAGATGAAGGATACCAATGCGGCCATCTTCTGCTACCAGGAAGTGGCCTCCAAGGGCAGCATCAATCCCGCCGCCGCCGCTACGGCGAAGGCGCGCCTGAAAAAACTGGGCGTCACCAGCAAATAA
- the hisI gene encoding phosphoribosyl-AMP cyclohydrolase, with amino-acid sequence MEQNDISSRIVFADRGKVNVEKGVEFAPKFDQNGLIPALAMDHVTHEPLMLAYMNAESLRMTMELGEAVYYSRSRQEIWHKGATSGHVQKVKQILIDCDQDALIVLVDQCGAGACHTGHHSCFYRSVPFGDELKSQPQGEPVTLREADGGVVFDAEAVYGKGH; translated from the coding sequence ATGGAACAAAATGACATCTCATCCCGGATTGTCTTTGCCGACCGCGGCAAGGTGAATGTGGAAAAAGGCGTGGAATTCGCCCCCAAATTTGACCAGAACGGCCTGATTCCGGCCCTCGCCATGGACCACGTTACCCATGAACCGCTGATGCTGGCCTACATGAACGCGGAATCCCTGCGCATGACCATGGAGCTGGGGGAAGCCGTTTACTATTCCCGCAGCCGCCAGGAAATCTGGCACAAGGGCGCGACCAGCGGCCACGTGCAGAAGGTGAAGCAAATCCTGATTGACTGTGACCAGGATGCCCTGATCGTGCTGGTGGACCAGTGCGGCGCCGGGGCCTGCCACACCGGACACCACTCCTGCTTCTACCGTTCCGTGCCTTTTGGCGACGAACTGAAGTCCCAGCCCCAGGGGGAACCCGTCACGCTGCGCGAAGCTGACGGAGGCGTTGTTTTTGACGCTGAAGCCGTGTACGGCAAGGGCCATTAA